A single window of Sphingobacteriales bacterium DNA harbors:
- a CDS encoding DUF695 domain-containing protein, with translation MLAIEQYATIYLPMMAAAGNPQQEESICNNNGITIAQWNEAKDFYTKKMMDPMDMGKTAMAFSAAMQAAPAVSQPSFTPANFVVANLSIYINENDIQFVEFLNKASKQHIVLQLGFEVHDDFEKNYINGRVYISINEPKYSLYGGVAKVELSSKEVKFIFDDEGKERMKCDSITAYLDINAKYYNYLKRKMKFMYKNILEIQEEALPETYEINGISFKDNWSAFTNGAMKISVRPHLEEIKISGKYPQVVFVDFMSSTIGQDANELALLNEMEACLIDTLEKDLAAVLTFHVSYAEKRRYFIYTYLSQNDFMIRINDAFKLLPQLPLQFSGGIDEKWENYNNCLADLIENR, from the coding sequence ATGTTGGCAATAGAACAATATGCAACAATATATCTGCCTATGATGGCAGCAGCTGGAAATCCACAACAAGAAGAAAGTATCTGTAATAACAATGGAATTACAATAGCACAATGGAACGAAGCAAAAGATTTTTATACTAAGAAAATGATGGATCCAATGGATATGGGAAAAACTGCCATGGCATTTTCCGCTGCTATGCAAGCAGCACCAGCAGTCTCTCAACCATCTTTTACACCAGCCAATTTTGTTGTCGCAAATCTAAGTATTTATATTAATGAAAATGATATTCAATTTGTCGAGTTTTTAAACAAAGCATCAAAACAACATATTGTATTACAATTAGGCTTTGAAGTTCATGATGATTTTGAAAAAAATTATATTAATGGACGAGTATATATTTCTATCAACGAGCCAAAATATAGTTTGTATGGTGGCGTAGCAAAAGTAGAGTTAAGTAGTAAAGAAGTAAAATTCATTTTTGATGATGAAGGCAAAGAAAGAATGAAATGTGATAGCATCACAGCCTACTTAGATATCAATGCAAAATATTATAATTACTTGAAAAGAAAAATGAAATTCATGTATAAAAATATTTTAGAGATACAAGAAGAAGCATTGCCAGAAACGTATGAAATAAATGGTATTTCTTTTAAAGACAATTGGTCGGCATTTACAAATGGTGCCATGAAAATTAGTGTTCGCCCACACCTAGAAGAAATAAAAATATCTGGAAAATACCCACAAGTTGTGTTTGTAGATTTCATGTCATCTACAATTGGACAAGATGCAAATGAGTTAGCATTACTAAATGAGATGGAAGCCTGTTTGATAGATACATTAGAAAAAGACTTGGCTGCTGTTCTTACATTTCATGTAAGCTATGCAGAAAAACGCCGCTATTTCATATATACTTATTTAAGTCAGAATGATTTTATGATTCGTATTAATGATGCATTTAAGTTATTACCACAATTGCCCTTACAATTTAGTGGCGGAATTGACGAAAAATGGGAAAATTACAACAATTGTTTAGCTGACTTAATTGAAAATAGATAG